One window of Trifolium pratense cultivar HEN17-A07 linkage group LG5, ARS_RC_1.1, whole genome shotgun sequence genomic DNA carries:
- the LOC123884132 gene encoding pectinesterase-like, with protein MMNKIKQSLAGISNSGNKKKLFISLFTTLLIVASIIAIVASTTKNSNKTKNNNISSSSLLLSHHSHTIIKKACTTTLYPELCFSALASEPNITHKVTNHKDVISLSLNITKRAVEHNYFTVKKLLLRKTLTKREKTALHDCLETIDETLDELKEAEDDLVLYPTKKTLYQHANDLKTLISSAITNQVTCLDGFSHDGADKLVRKVLEAGEVHVEHMCSNALAMIKNMTDTDIAEFEQTNTVLGSGKNNRKLLEDESGVQWPEWMSVGDRRLLQGAAVKADVVVAADGSGNFKTVSEAVAAAPLKSSKRFVIKIKAGVYKENVDVPKKVTNIMFLGDGRSNTIITGSRNVVDGSTTFHSATVAIVGGNFLARDITFQNTAGPSKHQAVALRVGADLSAFYNCDIIAYQDTLYVHNNRQFFVNCFISGTVDFIFGNAAVVFQNCDIHARRPDSGQKNMVTAQGRVDPNQNTGIVIQKCRIGATKDLEGVKNNFPTYLGRPWKEYSRTVIMQSSISDVIQPVGWHEWNGNFALNTLVYREYQNTGAGAGTSNRVTWKGFKVITSASEAQGFTAGSFIGGSSWLGSTGFPFSLGL; from the exons ATgatgaacaaaataaaacaatctCTTGCCGGAATCTCGAATTCCGGCAACAAGAAAAAACTCTTCATCTCCCTTTTCACAACTCTTCTCATTGTAGCTTCAATTATTGCCATTGttgcatcaacaacaaaaaattccaacaaaaccaaaaacaacaacatttcttcatcttctctttTACTCTCTCACCATTCACACACCATTATCAAAAAAGCTTGCACAACCACACTCTACCCTGAACTCTGTTTCTCAGCCTTAGCCTCTGAGCCAAACATAACTCACAAAGTCACAAACCACAAAGATGTAATTTCATTGTCTCTTAACATCACAAAAAGAGCCGTTGAACACAATTACTTCACCGTCAAAAAACTTCTATTGCGAAAAACTCTCACAAAAAGAGAGAAAACTGCTCTTCATGATTGTTTAGAAACCATTGATGAAACACTAGATGAACTCAAAGAAGCAGAGGATGATCTTGTACTTTACCCAACTAAAAAGACACTTTATCAACATGCTAATGATCTTAAAACGCTCATAAGCTCCGCCATTACCAAccag GTAACTTGCTTGGATGGATTCTCACACGATGGTGCCGATAAGCTTGTAAGGAAGGTTCTAGAAGCAGGAGAAGTCCACGTGGAACACATGTGTAGTAATGCATTAGCCATGATTAAGAACATGACGGACACAGATATAgctgaatttgaacaaaccaatACGGTGTTAGGAAGTGGAAAAAACAATAGAAAATTATTGGAAGACGAAAGTGGGGTGCAGTGGCCGGAGTGGATGTCAGTAGGGGACAGGAGGCTACTTCAAGGGGCAGCGGTGAAAGCGGATGTGGTTGTGGCAGCGGACGGAAGTGGGAACTTTAAGACGGTATCGGAGGCTGTGGCTGCTGCTCCTTTAAAGAGTAGTAAGAGATTTGTTATTAAGATAAAAGCTGGGGTGTATAAAGAAAATGTGGATGTGCCAAAGAAAGTAACTAATATAATGTTTTTGGGAGATGGTAGAAGTAATACTATTATTACTGGTAGTAGAAATGTTGTTGATGGAAGCACCACTTTTCACTCAGCTACTGTTG CCATAGTTGGAGGGAACTTTTTAGCAAGAGACATAACATTCCAAAACACAGCTGGCCCTTCAAAGCACCAAGCAGTTGCCCTAAGAGTTGGTGCTGACCTATCAGCCTTCTACAATTGTGACATCATAGCATACCAAGACACACTTTATGTTCACAACAAtagacaattttttgtcaattgTTTCATCTCTGGTACCGTTGATTTCATCTTTGGCAATGCAGCCGTTGTGTTTCAAAATTGTGACATACATGCTCGTCGTCCTGATTCAGGACAAAAAAATATGGTCACGGCGCAAGGTAGAGTTGATCCTAATCAAAACACTGGAATTGTTATACAAAAATGTAGAATTGGTGCTACTAAAGATTTGGAGGGTGTGAAGAACAATTTTCCTACTTATCTTGGGAGACCTTGGAAGGAATATTCAAGGACAGTGATTATGCAAAGTAGTATTAGTGATGTTATTCAACCTGTTGGGTGGCATGAATGGAATGGTAATTTTGCATTAAATACTTTGGTTTATAGGGAATATCAAAATACTGGAGCTGGTGCTGGTACTTCTAATAGGGTTACTTGGAAAGGATTTAAGGTCATTACTAGTGCTTCTGAGGCCCAAGGTTTTACTGCTGGAAGTTTTATTGGTGGGTCTAGTTGGTTGGGCTCAACTGGGTTTCCTTTCTCTCTTGGGCTATAA
- the LOC123883371 gene encoding pectinesterase 3-like gives MDTMKSFKGYGKVDEIEQQAFKKKTRKRITIIIISTVILLAVIIAAVAGILIHKRNTSSSSSSDSLPKTQLTPATSLKAVCEATQYPNSCFSAISSLPDSNTTDPEQLFKLSLKVAIDELSNLTRGFSDKIKASGDTRLKKAIEVCGSVLNDSLDRLNDSMSTIVSGEKILSPTKIRDVETWISAAITDHDTCLDAVGELNSTAAKNIRSEIETAMRNSTEFASNSLAIVTKVIRLLSNFEVSNHHRRLLGDFPEWLGAAERRLLAAAEGNGTTVIPDTPDAVVAKDGSGQYKTIGEALKIVPKKSLKRFVVYVKKGEYVENIDLDKNTWNVMIYGDGMTETVVSGSRNFMDGTPTFETATFAVKGKGFIAKDIQFKNTAGASKHQAVALRSGSDESVFYRCSFVGFQDTLYAHSNRQFYRDCDITGTIDFIFGNAAVVFQNCKIMPRQPMANQFNTITAQGKKDPNQNTGIVIQKSTITTLPNDNLIAPTYLGRPWKDFSTTIIMKSQIGSFLKPVGWISWVFNVDPPSSILYAEYQNTGPGAAVDQRVKWAGYKSALEDGEALKFTVDSFIQGPEWLPNAAVQFDSTL, from the exons atggATACTATGAAATCTTTCAAAGGTTACGGCAAAGTAGACGAAATAGAACAACAAGCATTTAAAAAAAAGACACGTAAGCGCATCACAATCATAATAATCTCCACCGTTATTCTATTAGCGGTTATAATTGCTGCGGTTGCAGGAATCCTCATACACAAGCGCAACACCTCATCATCCTCTTCCTCTGACTCGCTCCCAAAAACTCAGTTAACACCCGCCACTTCACTCAAAGCAGTTTGCGAGGCAACTCAGTACCCTAACTCGTGCTTCTCCGCAATCTCATCTCTTCCAGATTCCAACACTACCGATCCTGAACAACTCTTCAAACTCTCTCTCAAAGTCGCCATTGATGAACTCTCAAATCTCACGCGCGGTTTCAGTGATAAAATCAAAGCGAGTGGTGACACGCGCCTTAAGAAAGCGATTGAAGTTTGCGGTTCGGTTTTGAACGATTCGTTAGATCGGCTTAACGATTCAATGTCGACGATTGTTTCCGGTGAGAAGATTCTTTCTCCGACGAAGATTCGTGATGTTGAGACGTGGATTAGTGCGGCGATAACGGATCATGACACGTGTTTAGATGCCGTTGGTGAATTGAACTCAACCGCTGCGAAAAATATTCGTAGTGAAATTGAAACGGCGATGAGAAACTCGACGGAGTTTGCTAGTAACAGTTTAGCGATTGTGACGAAGGTGATTAGACTCTTATCGAATTTCGAGGTTTCGAATCATCACCGGAGATTGCTCGGAGATTTTCCGGAGTGGTTAGGAGCGGCGGAGAGGAGGTTGCTTGCGGCGGCGGAAGGGAATGGGACTACGGTGATACCGGATACGCCGGATGCGGTTGTGGCGAAGGATGGAAGTGGACAGTATAAGACGATTGGGGAGGCGTTGAAGATTGTACCGAAGAAGAGTTTGAAGAGATTTGTGGTGTATGTGAAGAAAGGAGAATATGTAGAGAATATTGATTTGGATAAGAATACATGGAATGTGATGATTTACGGCGACGGTATGACGGAAACCGTCGTAAGTGGTAGCCGGAATTTCATGGATGGCACACCTACGTTTGAAACTGCAACTTTTg CTGTTAAAGGTAAGGGATTCATTGCTAAAGACATACAATTCAAGAACACAGCAGGTGCATCTAAGCACCAGGCTGTGGCATTACGATCAGGCTCGGATGAATCTGTGTTCTATAGGTGTTCATTTGTGGGATTTCAGGATACCCTTTATGCACATTCAAACCGTCAATTCTACCGCGACTGTGACATTACAGGTACAATAGACTTCATATTCGGAAACGCAGCTGTTGTGTTCCAAAATTGCAAAATCATGCCTAGGCAACCAATGGCAAACCAGTTCAACACCATCACAGCTCAGGGTAAGAAGGATCCTAATCAAAACACTGGAATTGTGATCCAGAAATCAACTATCACTACACTACCTAATGATAATCTCATAGCACCTACTTACCTTGGTAGACCATGGAAAGATTTCTCCACTACTATTATCATGAAATCACAGATTGGATCATTCTTGAAACCAGTAGGGTGGATAAGTTGGGTTTTCAATGTGGATCCTCCAAGTAGCATCCTCTATGCCGAATACCAGAACACTGGGCCAGGAGCAGCAGTAGACCAGAGAGTCAAATGGGCCGGTTATAAGTCCGCTCTCGAAGACGGAGAAGCTCTGAAGTTCACTGTGGATTCCTTTATCCAGGGTCCGGAGTGGTTGCCAAATGCTGCTGTGCAGTTTGATTCTACCTTGTAA
- the LOC123884825 gene encoding uncharacterized protein LOC123884825: MDLPSHKFIQPSSFLEPTLENKNMNMNMYGTKHKNINNNNPFIDDFIDPLCKLNLKETSEFVKSLPLPNINAENRRFSNDSITQIRKLEAPSTPGRPLFSFSSSSSIVGRNNLPRKSFPSKWDDAEKWLISTSCHDSPAHKASSSESSRQCDNSFKQKSEDFSVKSRVIEEKVLSKVGPNFQCSSSSLDHNNSTVGAFNGISCPTDIVLKDKFTDSIEPILPKFRYSEPTKEGFLFRNQACDSMNDAFTEVVHEVKHKDAGTEMTPLGSSTTSRCHTPFKSSSPARHNTPASRSGPLALSNADCNDVIQLEECHFDKLQYGTTKYDLVAPNWSSSEEEEKEISKSLRHNASLKADSDCMAATWEEEEKNKCCLRYQREEAKIQAWINLQNAKAEARSKKLEVKIQKMRSNLEEKLMKRMSVVHRKAEEWRETARQQHLEQMEKSTQHAKKIIHRHNSQFSRHNSCGCFPCNNNY; this comes from the exons ATGGATCTCCCTAGCCACAAATTCATTCAACCTTCATCTTTCTTG GAACCAACCCTTGAAAACAAGAACATGAACATGAACATGTATGGTACTAAACACAAGAACATTAACAACAATAAcccttttattgatgatttcattGACCCTCTTTGCAAACTAAACCTAAAAGAAACATCTGAGTTTGTCAAATCTTTACCACTTCCAAATATCAATGCAGAAAACAGAAGATTCAGCAATGATTCTATAACACAAATAAGAAAACTAGAAGCACCTTCTACACCTGGTAGACCACTTTTCAGCTTCAGTTCATCTTCTTCTATTGTTGGAAGAAACAATCTTCCAAGAAAAAGTTTTCCATCTAAATGGGATGATGCTGAAAAATGGCTTATAAGCACTTCTTGTCATGACTCACCAGCTCATAAAGCTTCATCTTCAGAATCCTCAAGACAATGTGATAATAGCTTTAAGCAAAAAAGTGAAGATTTTTCAGTAAAATCAAGGGTCATTGAAGAAAAAGTGTTGTCTAAAGTTGGTCCTAATTTTCAATGTTCTTCTTCAAGTTTGGACCACAATAATAGTACTGTTGGAGCTTTCAATGGGATCTCATGTCCAACAGACATAGTACTAAAAG ATAAATTCACAGACAGCATAGAACCAATTTTACCAAAATTCAGATATTCGGAACCGACAAAAGAAGGATTCTTATTCAGAAACCAAGCATGTGATTCAATGAATGATGCTTTCACAGAAGTGGTTCATGAAGTTAAACACAAAGATGCTGGCACAGAGATGACTCCATTAGGAAGTTCCACAACTTCAAGATGTCACACACCATTCAAGAGTTCGTCGCCTGCACGCCATAACACTCCTGCTAGTAGATCAGGACCGTTGGCATTATCTAACGCCGATTGCAACGATGTTATTCAGCTAGAAGAGTGTCATTTTGATAAACTACAATATGGAACAACAAAGTATGATTTGGTTGCACCAAATTGGAGTTCAAGTGAAGAGGAGGAAAAGGAAATATCTAAAAGTTTGAGACATAATGCTAGTTTGAAAGCTGATTCTGATTGTATGGCTGCTACTTGGGAAGAAGAGGAGAAGAACAAGTGTTGTCTTAG GTATCAAAGAGAAGAAGCAAAAATTCAAGCTTGGATAAACCTCCAAAATGCTAAAGCAGAAGCCAGGTCAAAAAAACTTGAG gtgAAAATCCAAAAGATGAGATCAAACCTAGAAGAAAAGTTGATGAAGAGGATGTCAGTGGTTCATAGGAAAGCTGAGGAATGGAGAGAAACAGCAAGGCAACAGCACTTAGAGCAAATGGAAAAATCAACTCAACATGCTAAAAAGATTATTCATAGGCATAACTCTCAATTTTCTAGGCACAATTCATGTGGATGCTTCCCTTGCAATAACAACTATTAA
- the LOC123884072 gene encoding alanine aminotransferase 2-like yields the protein MRKSAADRFRHLFNRSLVFVRNQQNQQHHRLSPIPLSSSPFSSMASDSPFPVTAQNINPQVLKCQYAVRGEIVTLAQNLQKDLQANPGAHSFDEIIYCNIGNPQSLGQQPITFFREVLALCDYPALLDKSETQGLFSADSIERAWQIVDQIPGRATGAYSHSQGIQGLRDTIAAGIGERDGFPCNADDIFLTDGASPAVHMMMQLLTRSEKDGILCPIPQYPLYSASITLHGGHLVPYYLDEATGWGLEISELKKQLEDAKSKGINVRALVVINPGNPTGQVLAEENQRAIVEFCKKEGLVLLADEVYQENVYVPEKKFHSFKKVSRSMGYGDNDLCLVSFQSVSKGYHGECGKRGGYMEVTGFSPDVREQIYKVASVNLCSNITGQILASLIMSPPKVGDESYESFMAEKNAILSSLTKRAKSLEDALNKLEGVTCNKAEGAMYLFPRIRLPEKAIKAAEAEKTAPDAFYCKRLLNATGIVVVPGSGFGQVPGTWHFRCTILPQEDRIPAIVTRLTEFHEKFMNEFRD from the exons ATGCGGAAATCCGCTGCAGACAGATTCAGGCATCTTTTCAACCGTTCACTTGTTTTTGTTCGGaatcaacaaaatcaacaacatcATCGTCTTTCTCCTATTCCATTGTCTTCTTCTCCTTTTTCATCAATGGCTTCTGATTCACCTTTCCCTGTCACCGCTCAAAATATTAACCCCCAG GTTCTAAAATGTCAGTATGCTGTTCGAGGAGAGATTGTTACACTTGCCCAG AATTTGCAAAAAGACTTGCAGGCCAATCCAGGCGCTCATTCGTTTGATGAg ataatttACTGCAACATTGGAAATCCTCAGTCTCTTGGCCAGCAGCCAATTACTTTTTTCCGAGAG GTTCTTGCTTTATGTGACTATCCAGCTCTTTTGGACAAAAGCGAGACACAGGGTTTGTTCAG TGCTGATTCAATAGAGCGAGCTTGGCAGATTGTGGATCAAATTCCTGGGAGAGCAACTGGTGCCTATAGTCATAGTCAG GGTATTCAAGGGTTACGTGATACAATAGCCGCTGGAATCGGAGAGCGTGATGGTTTTCCTTGTAATGCCGATGACATTTTCTTGACAGATGGTGCAAGCCCAGCA GTCCATATGATGATGCAATTACTTACTAGATCAGAAAAGGATGGTATTTTGTGTCCCATCCCTCAGTATCCTCTCTACTCAGCCTCAATTACCCTCCATGGTGGCCACCTG GTACCTTATTATCTAGATGAAGCAACTGGTTGGGGACTGGAAATATCTGAACTCAAGAAGCAGTTGGAAGATGCTAAGTCCAAGGGCATCAATGTTAGGGCTTTAGTTGTTATAAATCCCGGAAATCCAACAGGGCAG GTTCTTGCTGAGGAAAATCAACGGGCTATAGTAGAATTTTGCAAGAAAGAAGGTTTGGTTCTTTTGGCTGATGAG GTATATCAAGAaaacgtttatgttccagagaAGAAATTTCACTCTTTCAAGAAGGTATCTCGATCCATGGGATATGGCGACAATGATCTCTGCTTAGTATCTTTTCAGTCCGTCTCCAAAG GCTATCATGGGGAGTGTGGAAAACGAGGAGGTTATATGGAGGTGACTGGGTTTTCTCCAGATGTGAGAGAACAGATTTATAAAGTGGCATCTGTGAATCTTTGTTCCAACATCACTGGTCAAATTCTTGCAAGTTTGATCATGAGTCCACCTAAG GTTGGAGATGAGTCCTACGAGTCATTTATGGCTGAGAAGAATGCTATTTTATCTTCCCTCACTAAGCGTGCAAAG TCACTGGAAGATGCTTTAAACAAATTAGAGGGTGTAACCTGCAACAAAGCAGAAGGTGCAATGTATCTGTTTCCTCGGATCCGCCTGCCCGAAAAAGCTATCAAAGCTGCAGAGGCTGAAAAGACAGCACCAGATGCTTTCTATTGCAAACGCTTACTTAATGCCACAGGAATTGTTGTTGTTCCTGGTTCTGGTTTTGGACAG GTTCCTGGCACATGGCATTTTAGGTGCACCATATTGCCTCAGGAAGATAGGATTCCGGCCATCGTCACCCGCTTGACAGAGTTCCATGAAAAGTTCATGAATGAGTTTCGTGATTGA